A stretch of Phoenix dactylifera cultivar Barhee BC4 chromosome 16, palm_55x_up_171113_PBpolish2nd_filt_p, whole genome shotgun sequence DNA encodes these proteins:
- the LOC120104069 gene encoding DNA (cytosine-5)-methyltransferase DRM1A-like: MKTVVSVEISDVNRNILKSWWEQTNQTGELIDLSDVQELNGDKLEQMINTFGGFDLVIGGSPCNNLSGSNRYSRDGLEGIIISFVGKEGSVMFLVR, from the exons ATGAAGACTGTTGTTTCCGTTGAGATTTCAGATGTAAACAGAAACATACTTAAGAGCTGGTGGGAGCAAACAAATCAAACAGGGGAACTAATAGACCTTTCTGATGTACAAGAACTTAACGGTGACAAGCTTGAGCAGATGATTAACACATTTGGTGGGTTTGATCTGGTTATTGGTGGAAGTCCATGTAATAATCTTTCAGGTAGCAACCGCTATAGTCGTGATGGGCTGGAGG GCATTATCATTTCTTTTGTTGGAAAAGAGGGCTCTGTGATGTTCTTGGTCAGGTGA